One genomic window of Mycteria americana isolate JAX WOST 10 ecotype Jacksonville Zoo and Gardens chromosome 6, USCA_MyAme_1.0, whole genome shotgun sequence includes the following:
- the LOC142411640 gene encoding threonine--tRNA ligase 1, cytoplasmic-like isoform X2 has translation MAAAAAEEAALRLSRQEQELRWLTAEVGRLKEQEAPCCAGSCSAELQRLRAENEKLRYRLLHLRRSLAAELGRAAPAQQRPPGPALAEPPVGGELQCEPSFIEDRLKLYEALKKEHDALLAYRAANQSKPIKITLTDGKMAEGESWKTTPYQLAVGISQVLASNAVIAKVNGELWDLDRPLEGDCTLELLMFDNEEAKAVYWHSSAHILGEAMEGYFGGCLCYGPPIENGFYYDMYIEDRGVSSTEFPLLENRCKNIIKEKQSFERLEVKKEILLDMFKYNKFKCRILNEKVNTPTTTIYRCGPLIDLCRGPHVRHTGKIKALKIFKNSSTYWEGKSDMETLQRIYGISFPDNKMMKEWEKFQEEARNRDHRKIGKEQELFFFHDLSPGSCFFLPRGAFLYNTLVDFIRGEYHRRNFSEVVSPNVFNSKLWEASGHWQHYSENMFSFEIEKETFALKPMNCPGHCLMFAHRPRSWREMPLRLADFGVLHRNELSGTLSGLTRVRRFQQDDAHIFCTVEQIEEEIKGCLDFLKSVYAVFGFTFQLHLSTRPENYLGELEIWDHAEKQLQNSLNNFGEQWNLNPGDGAFYGPKIDIKIKDAIGRYHQCATIQLDFQLPIRFNLTYVGKDGDDKKRPVIIHRAILGSVERMIAILAENYGGKWPFWLSPRQVMVVPVGPTSEEYAQQVCSKFFEAGLMSDVDLDQSCTLNKKIRNAQLAQYNFILVVGEKEKANNAVNVRTRDNKVHGEISVSSAVEKLKKFKSSHIPNAEELF, from the exons atggcggccgcggccgccgagGAGGCGGCGCTGCGCTTGTCgcggcaggagcaggagctgcgcTGGCTGACGGCGGAGGTCGGCCGACTGAAGGAGCAGGAGGCGCCGTGCTGCGCTGGGAGCTGCAGCGCCGAGCTGCAGCGGCTGAGGGCCGAGAACGAGAAGCTGCGCTACCGCCTCCTGCACCTGCGCCGCAGCCTGGCGGCCGAGCTGGGCAGGGCGGCGCCGGCGCAGcagcggccgccgggccccgcgctggCGGAGCCCCCAGTCGGCGGCGAG CTACAGTGTGAGCCAAGCTTCATAGAAGACAGACTGAAGCTTTatgaagcactgaaaaaagaaCATGATGCTTTGCTAGCTTACAGAGCAGCCAACCAGAGCAAACCTATCAAAATTACTCTGACAGATGGAAAAATGGCTGAAGGGGAATCTTGGAAAACCACGCCATATCAATTAGCTGTAGGAATTAG TCAAGTGTTGGCTTCAAATGCAGTCATAGCCAAAGTGAATGGGGAATTGTGGGACTTGGATCGTCCACTGGAGGGAGATTGTACTCTGGAGCTGCTTATGTTTGATAACGAAGAAGCAAAAGCT GTTTATTGGCATTCAAGTGCTCATATTCTTGGAGAGGCCATGGAAGGTTATTTTGGGGGCTGCTTATGCTATGGACCACCAATTGAGAATGGATTTTATTATGACATGTACATTGAAGATAG AGGTGTATCTAGTACTGAATTCCCACTACTAGAGAACCGCTGTAAAAATATCATAAAAGAGAAGCAGTCTTTTGAAAGGCTGGAAGTCAAAAAGGAGATCCTGTTAGACATGTTTAAG TATAACAAGTTTAAGTGTCGTATCCTTAACGAGAAGGTGAACACACCAACTACCACAATATACAG ATGTGGTCCGCTGATTGACCTCTGCAGGGGTCCACATGTGAGACACACTGGAAAAATTAAGGCccttaaaatatttaag AATTCCTCTACGTATTGGGAAGGAAAATCTGACATGGAAACTCTGCAGAGAATATATGGAATATCCTTTCCTGATAACAAAATGATGAAGGAATGGGAAAAATTCCAGGAAGAAGCCAGAAACAGGGACCATAGGAAAATTGGAAAG GAGCAAGAACTCTTCTTCTTTCATGATTTGAGTCCTggaagctgctttttccttcccagagGTGCCTTTCTTTATAACACACTCGTGGATTTCATACGA GGGGAATATCACAGGCGTAATTTTAGTGAAGTTGTATCTCCAAACGTCTTCAACAGTAAACTCTGGGAAGCTTCAGGACACTGGCAGCACTACAGTGAAAATATGTTCTCTTTTGAGATTGAGAAGGAAACTTTTGCCCTTAAACCAATGAATTGTCCAGGACACTG CTTGATGTTTGCCCATCGTCCACGATCCTGGAGGGAAATGCCTCTTAGACTTGCAGATTTTGGAGTTCTTCACCGAAATGAACTCTCTGGGACTTTAAGTGGCTTGACTCGTGTAAGGCGCTTCCAACAAGATGATGCTCACATCTTTTGCACAGtagaacag attgaagaagaaattaaggGCTGTCTTGATTTCTTGAAGTCAGTGTACGCTGTCTTTGGTTTTACCTTTCAATTACATCTTTCTACAAGACCAGAAAATTATCTAGGAGAGTTAGAGATCTGGGATCACGCAGAAAAG CAACTTCAAAACAGCTTGAATAACTTTGGAGAGCAATGGAATTTGAATCCAGGAGATGGAGCATTTTATGGTCCTAAG ATTGATATTAAAATCAAAGATGCTATTGGCAGGTACCATCAATGTGCTACTATCCAACTTGACTTCCAACTACCCATTCGATTTAATCTTACTTATGTTGG TAAGGATGGCGATGATAAGAAAAGGCCAGTGATTATTCACAGAGCTATTTTGGGATCTGTGGAGAGAATGATAGCTATTCTAGCAGAAAATTATGGAGGAAAATG GCCATTCTGGCTGTCTCCACGGCAGGTCATGGTTGTGCCTGTGGGACCTACTTCTGAAGAGTATGCCCAGCAG gtttgcAGCAAATTTTTTGAAGCAGGATTGATGTCAGATGTGGATCTAGATCAAAGTTGCACATTAAAcaagaaaatcagaaatgcacAGCTGGCCCAGTATAACTTTATCTTAG TggttggagaaaaggagaaagcaaataatGCTGTCAACGTGCGAACGAGAGACAACAAAGTTCATGGAGAGATTTCAGTATCTTCTGCTGTTGAGAAACTCAAGAAATTTAAGAGTTCACATATTCCAAATGCAGAAGAATTATTCTGA
- the LOC142411640 gene encoding threonine--tRNA ligase 1, cytoplasmic-like isoform X1: MAAAAAEEAALRLSRQEQELRWLTAEVGRLKEQEAPCCAGSCSAELQRLRAENEKLRYRLLHLRRSLAAELGRAAPAQQRPPGPALAEPPVGGEKVSSASPTVVVTQNKEEKKKENEAVNRHRNDLQCEPSFIEDRLKLYEALKKEHDALLAYRAANQSKPIKITLTDGKMAEGESWKTTPYQLAVGISQVLASNAVIAKVNGELWDLDRPLEGDCTLELLMFDNEEAKAVYWHSSAHILGEAMEGYFGGCLCYGPPIENGFYYDMYIEDRGVSSTEFPLLENRCKNIIKEKQSFERLEVKKEILLDMFKYNKFKCRILNEKVNTPTTTIYRCGPLIDLCRGPHVRHTGKIKALKIFKNSSTYWEGKSDMETLQRIYGISFPDNKMMKEWEKFQEEARNRDHRKIGKEQELFFFHDLSPGSCFFLPRGAFLYNTLVDFIRGEYHRRNFSEVVSPNVFNSKLWEASGHWQHYSENMFSFEIEKETFALKPMNCPGHCLMFAHRPRSWREMPLRLADFGVLHRNELSGTLSGLTRVRRFQQDDAHIFCTVEQIEEEIKGCLDFLKSVYAVFGFTFQLHLSTRPENYLGELEIWDHAEKQLQNSLNNFGEQWNLNPGDGAFYGPKIDIKIKDAIGRYHQCATIQLDFQLPIRFNLTYVGKDGDDKKRPVIIHRAILGSVERMIAILAENYGGKWPFWLSPRQVMVVPVGPTSEEYAQQVCSKFFEAGLMSDVDLDQSCTLNKKIRNAQLAQYNFILVVGEKEKANNAVNVRTRDNKVHGEISVSSAVEKLKKFKSSHIPNAEELF; the protein is encoded by the exons atggcggccgcggccgccgagGAGGCGGCGCTGCGCTTGTCgcggcaggagcaggagctgcgcTGGCTGACGGCGGAGGTCGGCCGACTGAAGGAGCAGGAGGCGCCGTGCTGCGCTGGGAGCTGCAGCGCCGAGCTGCAGCGGCTGAGGGCCGAGAACGAGAAGCTGCGCTACCGCCTCCTGCACCTGCGCCGCAGCCTGGCGGCCGAGCTGGGCAGGGCGGCGCCGGCGCAGcagcggccgccgggccccgcgctggCGGAGCCCCCAGTCGGCGGCGAG AAAGTCTCCAGTGCAAGTCCAACTGTTGTGGTGACtcaaaataaggaggaaaagaaaaaagaaaatgaagctgtgAACCGACATCGGAATGAT CTACAGTGTGAGCCAAGCTTCATAGAAGACAGACTGAAGCTTTatgaagcactgaaaaaagaaCATGATGCTTTGCTAGCTTACAGAGCAGCCAACCAGAGCAAACCTATCAAAATTACTCTGACAGATGGAAAAATGGCTGAAGGGGAATCTTGGAAAACCACGCCATATCAATTAGCTGTAGGAATTAG TCAAGTGTTGGCTTCAAATGCAGTCATAGCCAAAGTGAATGGGGAATTGTGGGACTTGGATCGTCCACTGGAGGGAGATTGTACTCTGGAGCTGCTTATGTTTGATAACGAAGAAGCAAAAGCT GTTTATTGGCATTCAAGTGCTCATATTCTTGGAGAGGCCATGGAAGGTTATTTTGGGGGCTGCTTATGCTATGGACCACCAATTGAGAATGGATTTTATTATGACATGTACATTGAAGATAG AGGTGTATCTAGTACTGAATTCCCACTACTAGAGAACCGCTGTAAAAATATCATAAAAGAGAAGCAGTCTTTTGAAAGGCTGGAAGTCAAAAAGGAGATCCTGTTAGACATGTTTAAG TATAACAAGTTTAAGTGTCGTATCCTTAACGAGAAGGTGAACACACCAACTACCACAATATACAG ATGTGGTCCGCTGATTGACCTCTGCAGGGGTCCACATGTGAGACACACTGGAAAAATTAAGGCccttaaaatatttaag AATTCCTCTACGTATTGGGAAGGAAAATCTGACATGGAAACTCTGCAGAGAATATATGGAATATCCTTTCCTGATAACAAAATGATGAAGGAATGGGAAAAATTCCAGGAAGAAGCCAGAAACAGGGACCATAGGAAAATTGGAAAG GAGCAAGAACTCTTCTTCTTTCATGATTTGAGTCCTggaagctgctttttccttcccagagGTGCCTTTCTTTATAACACACTCGTGGATTTCATACGA GGGGAATATCACAGGCGTAATTTTAGTGAAGTTGTATCTCCAAACGTCTTCAACAGTAAACTCTGGGAAGCTTCAGGACACTGGCAGCACTACAGTGAAAATATGTTCTCTTTTGAGATTGAGAAGGAAACTTTTGCCCTTAAACCAATGAATTGTCCAGGACACTG CTTGATGTTTGCCCATCGTCCACGATCCTGGAGGGAAATGCCTCTTAGACTTGCAGATTTTGGAGTTCTTCACCGAAATGAACTCTCTGGGACTTTAAGTGGCTTGACTCGTGTAAGGCGCTTCCAACAAGATGATGCTCACATCTTTTGCACAGtagaacag attgaagaagaaattaaggGCTGTCTTGATTTCTTGAAGTCAGTGTACGCTGTCTTTGGTTTTACCTTTCAATTACATCTTTCTACAAGACCAGAAAATTATCTAGGAGAGTTAGAGATCTGGGATCACGCAGAAAAG CAACTTCAAAACAGCTTGAATAACTTTGGAGAGCAATGGAATTTGAATCCAGGAGATGGAGCATTTTATGGTCCTAAG ATTGATATTAAAATCAAAGATGCTATTGGCAGGTACCATCAATGTGCTACTATCCAACTTGACTTCCAACTACCCATTCGATTTAATCTTACTTATGTTGG TAAGGATGGCGATGATAAGAAAAGGCCAGTGATTATTCACAGAGCTATTTTGGGATCTGTGGAGAGAATGATAGCTATTCTAGCAGAAAATTATGGAGGAAAATG GCCATTCTGGCTGTCTCCACGGCAGGTCATGGTTGTGCCTGTGGGACCTACTTCTGAAGAGTATGCCCAGCAG gtttgcAGCAAATTTTTTGAAGCAGGATTGATGTCAGATGTGGATCTAGATCAAAGTTGCACATTAAAcaagaaaatcagaaatgcacAGCTGGCCCAGTATAACTTTATCTTAG TggttggagaaaaggagaaagcaaataatGCTGTCAACGTGCGAACGAGAGACAACAAAGTTCATGGAGAGATTTCAGTATCTTCTGCTGTTGAGAAACTCAAGAAATTTAAGAGTTCACATATTCCAAATGCAGAAGAATTATTCTGA
- the TM2D3 gene encoding TM2 domain-containing protein 3 — MAALRALRRLCSLALFLSQLYVLSGRVGSLMTTKHSQPQSTFAKSLTSTSTNTPYFKAAESTEIPPYVTKCPSNGLCSRLPPDCMTCNTNYSCIYGKPATFDCKVKPHVHCVDQNNYEQENFTINMTCQFCWQLATTDYVCTNSTNCMTVSCPRQRYNATCTVRDHIHCLGNRVFPKMLYCNWTGGYKWSTALALSITLGGFGADRFYLGQWREGLGKLFSFGGLGIWTLIDVLLIGVGYVGPADGSLYI; from the exons ATGGCGGCGCTGCGCGCCCTGCGGAGGCTCTGCAGCCTCGCGCTCTTCCTGTCCCAGCTCTACGTCCTCTCCGGCCGAG TAGGATCTTTGATGACCACAAAGCATTCACAACCACAGTCTACATTTGCAAAAAGTCTAACTTCAACAAGTACAAATACTCCCTATTTTAAAGCAGCAG AAAGTACAGAAATTCCACCTTATGTGACTAAATGTCCTAGCAACGGGCTTTGCAGTAGATTGCCACCAGACTGTATGACATGTAACACAAACTATTCCTGTATATATGGGAAGCCGGCCACTTTTGATTGCAAAGTCAAGCCACATGTTCATTGTGTT GATCAGAATAACTACGAGCAGGAGAACTTTACAATTAACATGACATGCCAGTTTTGCTGGCAGCTTGCAACAACTGATTATGTATGTACCAATTCTACAAACTGCATGACGGTTTCTTGTCCACGACAACGATATAATGCCACTTGTACAGTACGGGATCATATTCATTGTCTAG GTAATCGTGTCTTTCCTAAGATGCTCTATTGCAACTGGACTGGAGGTTATAAGTGGTCTACTGCCTTGGCACTAAG caTCACGCTTGGTGGATTTGGTGCTGATCGTTTCTATTTGGGCCAGTGGCGGGAAGGTCTGGGAAAACTCTTCAGCTTTGGTGGACTTGGAATATGGACACTAATTGACGTGCTGCTAATAGGTGTTGGCTATGTGGGACCTGCAGATGGTTCCCTTTATATTTAA